The following proteins are co-located in the Microbulbifer sp. VAAF005 genome:
- a CDS encoding CvpA family protein: protein MNWADWIILAIVGISTLIGLSRGFIKETLSLLTWIAAFIVAMMFRDQLAPMLSNLVDTPSLQMIAAFGILFIGTLLAGAGLNMVLSAFVEATGLSGTDRVLGMAFGLVRGAIVVMALLILAPALVPVEQDSWWSQSVLIPHFLEFEDSARELAGSVKEFFVKLF, encoded by the coding sequence ATGAATTGGGCTGACTGGATCATTCTGGCTATTGTGGGTATCTCCACGCTTATCGGCCTTAGTCGAGGTTTCATCAAGGAAACCTTGTCTCTGCTTACCTGGATTGCCGCCTTTATCGTCGCCATGATGTTTCGCGACCAGCTGGCGCCAATGCTATCCAACCTCGTCGACACCCCCTCCCTCCAAATGATTGCAGCTTTTGGCATCCTGTTTATCGGCACCTTACTCGCTGGCGCCGGTCTCAACATGGTGCTTTCTGCCTTTGTTGAGGCAACTGGGCTATCCGGTACAGATAGAGTGCTGGGAATGGCGTTTGGCTTGGTGCGGGGGGCCATTGTCGTGATGGCGCTGTTGATCCTGGCCCCGGCATTGGTGCCGGTGGAGCAGGACAGCTGGTGGAGTCAGTCTGTTTTGATTCCCCATTTCCTCGAATTTGAGGATAGTGCGCGGGAGCTGGCGGGCTCCGTTAAGGAATTCTTCGTAAAGTTGTTTTAA